A region of Rhodospirillaceae bacterium DNA encodes the following proteins:
- a CDS encoding DUF411 domain-containing protein, which yields PGVFAVVLGLSGPFLTNTAVAADITVYKSPSCGCCSGWVDHMRQNGHKVKSINRDDLEGIKRMAGVPEQLQSCHTAIVDGYVIEGHVPASDIEKLLAERPKAKGLAVPGMPGGSPGMEGAAAERYNTILFKNDGSASLYSRH from the coding sequence TACCCGGAGTGTTTGCCGTGGTTTTGGGTCTCTCTGGCCCATTTTTAACAAATACAGCGGTTGCTGCGGATATCACCGTATATAAATCGCCATCGTGTGGTTGTTGTTCCGGTTGGGTCGATCACATGCGCCAAAATGGACACAAGGTAAAATCCATTAATAGGGATGACCTTGAAGGAATTAAAAGAATGGCGGGAGTACCAGAACAACTGCAGTCCTGTCACACCGCCATTGTGGATGGATACGTAATTGAGGGGCACGTTCCCGCATCGGACATTGAGAAGTTATTAGCCGAGCGCCCGAAGGCAAAGGGTTTAGCCGTCCCGGGTATGCCCGGCGGGTCGCCAGGAATGGAAGGTGCTGCTGCGGAACGGTATAACACTATTCTGTTTAAGAATGACGGTTCTGCATCCCTATATTCTAGGCATTAG